GAAACCCAATTGTTCCAATGAGTTCTTTCTTGTTTTTTAATTCAATTCCCCACTTTATACCGCTTCTTGCATTGTAACTCAGTTTAAAGTTATGAATGATTTGTTTCACTTGATCAACATCTTGTAATGGTTTTTGGCCATAATAGCGCAGTACGTCAGTATTAGAGAAGCATTGTAGTATACTCGGTGCATCTTCTTCGGTAAGTTCTCTTAAAATGAGTCGGTCGGTTTTCAATATAGGAAACATGCTTTCACTCCATTTCTTTTGAAACTAGAATGTGTTGTTATTATATAATCTAGTCTGAAAATAAAGATTATTCAAGAGGGAAGTATGGTTTTGATTTGTGATAAAATTGATTGTGGAATATATTTCAAAAAGAGGTTTGTATATGGAGAAAAACTCAATTTTAATTGTAGATGATGATCAAGATATTGTTCGATTTGTTAACGCGAATTTAATGCAAGAAGGTTTTAAAGTTTTAAGTGCTCATAACGGAGAAGAGGCTTTAGAAATTATAAATAATAACAGTATTCAACTTGCTATTTTGGATATTATGATGCCACACATGGATGGGATAGAATTGTGCAGAAGGATTAGAGAGAAACATAGTTTACCAATTATGTTTTTAAGTGCAAAATCATCGGATGTAGATAAAGTAATTGGATTTAGTACTGGCGCAGATGATTATATTGTGAAGCCGTTTAGTACAATTGAATTTATAGCGAGAGTGAAAGCTCAATTAAGAAGGTATACATATTTCAATCAAAATGCTGTCCAAGTAATAGAAAAGAAAATAAACATTAGAGGTTTAGAAATAGATGAAGTGTCTAGAACAGTAATGTTATACGGAGAAACAATCAATCTTACGAAAACTGAATATGATATTTTGTACTTAATGGCAGCTGCAAAGAATCGTGTTTTTACTATTGAAGAAATATATGAAAGCGTTTGGAAAGAAAGAGCCTATGAAAGTAATAATACAGTAATGGTTCATATCGCAAGATTAAGAAATAAAATTGAAGAGAATCCAAAAGAACCGAAGTTTATTCAAAATGTTTGGGGAGTCGGATATAAAATTGAAGATTAAATCATTACAAGGCATTAGAGCTAAGTTTTTTATCGCATTCATATGTAGCATCTTATTAGCGACTGTAAGTATAATAGCGTTTCAAATTGTAATTGGAAATATATATAGTCATGTTACTGCGTTAGAAGAAAAATATTCACTTTTATATGTAATAGCTTTTTTAATTATTACTACAATATACTTTGCATTCATGACAAAAACAATGATGAAAAGGTTATCTGAAATAAATAAGAACGTGAAAGAAATAAGTGATGGTAATTTGGAAATACATATACCTATTTCAAAAAATGACGAGATTGGTGAATTAGCAGCGAATGTTAATAGAATGGCTAAAAGTTTAAAAGAGTCTATCGAAAATGAAAAAAAATCACAGGAAATGAAAACTGAAATGATTAGTAATATTTCTCATGATTTACGAACACCTGTAACATCTCTAATCGGTTACGTGGACCTGTTAGGAAGTCAGCTTCATACAAATAGAGAAGAATGTGAACAGTATGTAAGTATATTAAAGCGAAAAAGTTATGAATTAAAAAATCAAGTAGATGATTTATTAGAGTATTGTCAAATAAATTATAGGGAGATTGAATTACATAAAAGTGTAGTAAATATGAAAGCGTTCATTGAACAAATCATGATTGATTTTGTGCCACAACTAGATGATGCCGATATGAGCTTTTGTATTAATAGTGATAAGGAGTTACATGTGGAAATGGATGTAGCGCTTATGGTGAGGCTGTTCGAAAATGTAATTAGTAATAGTATTATGTACGGGAAAGACGGAAAACAGATTTTGATTCAAATTTCTAAAAGAGACATGAATGTTGAAATAGAAATTAAAAATTTTGGACAATGCATTCCCAATGAGAACCTTCCTTACGTTTTTGAGAAGTTTTATCGTGGTGACAAATCACGTAGCTCTCATACGGGTGGCAAAGGAATGGGGCTTGCAATTGCGAGAAGTATAGCAGAGCTTCATAACGGGGATATTACTGTGCGTAGTAACGAGAAAGAAACTGTTTTCACTATCGCTTTACCGCATTATAAAGAATTGTAAGAAAGTCGTAATTATTTCTTTTAGATGTCGTAATTTTCACTTCGTATTATGTAGAACAAAGATATGGGAGTGAGGATACAACATGTGGAAGAAATATGTATTAGTAATTTTAGTTGCGTTTTTAATTATAAGTTGGAGTGTAGTTTATTTAGCTAAAGGTG
This Bacillus paramycoides DNA region includes the following protein-coding sequences:
- a CDS encoding response regulator transcription factor, with product MEKNSILIVDDDQDIVRFVNANLMQEGFKVLSAHNGEEALEIINNNSIQLAILDIMMPHMDGIELCRRIREKHSLPIMFLSAKSSDVDKVIGFSTGADDYIVKPFSTIEFIARVKAQLRRYTYFNQNAVQVIEKKINIRGLEIDEVSRTVMLYGETINLTKTEYDILYLMAAAKNRVFTIEEIYESVWKERAYESNNTVMVHIARLRNKIEENPKEPKFIQNVWGVGYKIED
- a CDS encoding sensor histidine kinase, with protein sequence MKIKSLQGIRAKFFIAFICSILLATVSIIAFQIVIGNIYSHVTALEEKYSLLYVIAFLIITTIYFAFMTKTMMKRLSEINKNVKEISDGNLEIHIPISKNDEIGELAANVNRMAKSLKESIENEKKSQEMKTEMISNISHDLRTPVTSLIGYVDLLGSQLHTNREECEQYVSILKRKSYELKNQVDDLLEYCQINYREIELHKSVVNMKAFIEQIMIDFVPQLDDADMSFCINSDKELHVEMDVALMVRLFENVISNSIMYGKDGKQILIQISKRDMNVEIEIKNFGQCIPNENLPYVFEKFYRGDKSRSSHTGGKGMGLAIARSIAELHNGDITVRSNEKETVFTIALPHYKEL